From the Paenibacillus sp. FSL H8-0548 genome, one window contains:
- a CDS encoding 3D domain-containing protein has translation MGIIQVKDTHGKRSSSMSFALRWKRENLRLILLSAIISIAMTFMFLVLLYGTAVKSVSVVVNGQETIVETKQWVLQRLLDEQAIAIGPHDEVSIPLNAAIKDGDRIEVTHAIPVIVKADGKTSTVYTTERTVQAAIEELNIPVREQDKVVPPLETAVDTELTVTVVRVDTKVSETERTMPFSIVKKQDPTLEAGKEKLVQTGKEGLVVEHIEKQYEDGILISKTMVNKVVEAAAVDQVIAIGTKKAEPKVTVLSNKSPSVATLTKSGVTFNAKTTLKNVTLTAYSAGVASTGKDEDHPEYGVTASGTKVKEGRTIAVDPKVIPIGWWVYIEGIGFRRAEDTGSAIKGNKIDVYFDSNATANKFGRKKGYTVYVLGPNKPTAS, from the coding sequence GTGGGAATAATCCAGGTTAAGGACACCCATGGGAAACGATCATCCAGCATGTCTTTCGCATTGCGATGGAAGCGTGAAAACTTGCGTTTGATTCTTTTGAGTGCTATTATCTCAATCGCTATGACTTTCATGTTTTTGGTGTTGTTGTACGGAACGGCTGTCAAAAGCGTCTCCGTAGTAGTGAACGGACAAGAAACCATTGTAGAAACGAAGCAATGGGTCCTGCAACGCCTACTGGATGAACAAGCTATCGCAATTGGACCACATGATGAGGTGTCCATACCGCTTAATGCGGCAATAAAGGACGGAGATCGTATTGAGGTCACTCATGCGATACCGGTAATTGTGAAAGCTGATGGCAAGACCTCTACTGTGTACACGACAGAGAGAACAGTGCAGGCAGCGATCGAGGAATTAAATATTCCAGTTCGTGAACAAGATAAAGTAGTGCCTCCGCTTGAAACGGCAGTTGATACGGAATTAACGGTAACTGTTGTACGTGTAGATACGAAGGTTTCTGAAACCGAGCGTACCATGCCATTCTCTATCGTGAAGAAGCAGGATCCTACGCTGGAAGCGGGTAAGGAAAAACTCGTGCAAACAGGTAAGGAAGGGCTTGTTGTAGAACATATCGAGAAGCAGTATGAGGACGGAATTCTCATTTCGAAGACAATGGTCAACAAGGTCGTTGAGGCGGCTGCGGTGGATCAGGTTATTGCGATCGGAACGAAGAAGGCTGAGCCTAAAGTAACTGTGCTCTCGAATAAAAGTCCAAGCGTTGCCACACTGACAAAGAGTGGTGTAACGTTTAACGCAAAGACTACACTTAAGAATGTCACTTTGACTGCTTATTCGGCAGGTGTTGCTTCGACAGGCAAGGATGAAGATCATCCGGAATATGGAGTAACAGCATCAGGCACAAAAGTAAAAGAGGGACGGACGATAGCGGTCGATCCTAAGGTTATTCCGATAGGCTGGTGGGTCTATATTGAAGGAATCGGTTTCCGTCGCGCAGAGGATACGGGAAGTGCGATTAAGGGCAACAAAATCGATGTATACTTTGATAGCAACGCAACAGCAAATAAGTTTGGCCGGAAGAAGGGCTATACGGTCTACGTGTTAGGGCCTAATAAACCTACAGCGAGCTGA